The Candidatus Cloacimonadota bacterium genomic interval AGATACCTAAATTGATTGCTATTCTAATAATGATGACGATCATCTTTGTTTTCTTTGCTTTGATCCTGTTCATTTTTTACTCGGCTATCTATTCCTTGATCATTGAGTTCCCTAAATATCAAGAGAAGATGATTGAACTAATAAATCAATCATATGCTAGTTTACAGGAATGGATTTTGAAAATGGAAGGAGTTTTTTCCAAAATGCCAGATTGGTTTAATCAGGTTCAAATTTTATCGCCAGGGAGTTTTTCCATTACCCGTTTTGTAACAGGGACAATGGGTACTTTCTTTGACTTTTTTATAAAACTATTCTTAACATTGATTTTCTTGATCTTCATAGTCGCAGGAATAGATAGATTAGGTAATCGAGTAAAGAAAGTACTGACTGAGAGTCGTAATAAACAAACACTTAAGTTGATTAATAATATTCAACTTCAAATGACAAAATACTTTCTGAATAAGACATTGATTAGTTTAGGCACCGCATTGACCGGTATGTTATTTATGTTGCTCTTCAAGATCGACTTTATTCTGATGTCAGGGATTCTCTTATTTGTTCTGAATTTTATCCCCAATATCGGTTCGTTTGTTGCCTCTGCTTTTCCAATATTTATCTGCTTGCTACAATACGGATTTGGTTGGCAGTTTATTGGTATTACGATTAGTTTGACCATGACTCAAATGGTATTTGGGAATATTTTAGAACCTAGTTTAATGGGTGAAAAACTTAATCTCTCCCCGATAATTGTCTTGATCTCACTTATCTTTTGGGGTTGGGTATGGGGAGCTGTCGGTATGATTCTGGCAATACCAATAACATCAGCAATAAACATTATCATCAAAGAAGTAAACGAATTTAGCATCATATCAGCTATCATAAGCGACGAATAAGTTAGTCATCTTTCACTGATTTTATAGCTTATAATATTGCAAGCGTTATGCCTTTAAGAATAGCCAGAGTCGTCAAAGGGAGTATTGCTGATAAAGCAGGAATTACCAACGATGATGTAATTATTAGTGTCAATGGAAATGTCATAGATGATTTCATAGGGCTCCAGTTTTACTGTTCAGATCCTATACTGAATTTCGATATACAACAAGCAGACGGAAAGATAAGGAAGGTAACAATTACCCAAGATTGGCAGTCAAAATTAGGTATTGAACCGGGAAAATATCAAATACGTAAATGTACCAATAAATGCATCTTTTGTTTTATTGATCAGATGCCATCTCAACTAAGAAGAAGTCTATATCTGAAAGATGATGATTATCTTTTCTCATTTGTTTATGGAAATTATATATCTTTGAACAATCTGCAAGACAAAGACTATAAAAGAATAGTTGATGAACGGATCAGTCCCCTCTATATCTCTGTTCATACTACAAACCCGACCTTTAGAAAGCAGATCATGGGATATAAGCAAGAAATTGATATTCTGGATAAGCTTAAGTTTCTATCACAGAATAGGATTAGCTTTCATACCCAGATAGTCGTTATTCCCAAGATGAATGATAAAGAAGAATTAAGAAAGACAATCATTGACTTAACTCATCCTGATATTAACACCCTTTCAATCGGCTTAGTACCTGTCGGATTGACAAAACATAGAGATGATCTTTATCCGTTAAGAAATATCACTGCGAATGAAGCAAAAGAAGTCATAAATTTAGCTAATTTTTTAGCAAATTCTACAGGTTTCAGTCAGATCTATTGTGCTGATGAGCTTTTTATATTATCAGGGATAGAAATACCCTCTATTCAGTATTATGACGACTTTTGTCAGATAGAAAACGGTATTGGTATGTTAAGGGCTATGCTAAAAAACTGGCAAAGGAAACAACAAAGATTTGCTAAGCTCCTATCAGATGAATCCTTACTCTTTGTAACCGGTATACTTGCTGCCAAATACATCAGACATATTGCTGGGAGTATAAATCATATCTTTGGTGAGAAAAGAGCCGAAGTTTTGGTAGTTGAGAATAGTTTCTTTGGGGATACTGTTACGGTATCCGGTTTATTAACATATCAAGATATTGAAAGAGAATTGTCGAAGAGAGAATCTCTTCCCGATTACCTTGCCTTCAGCAGCAATATGTTCAATGTAGATGGCTTCACTTTAGATGGTATCCATCAAGATGAATTAAGTGAACGATGGCAACGGAAAGTATTAGTGATTAATGAACTATGGACTGACTGGAAAATAATACATTAATTGAGTTTATAACAGAATAAGATCAAGATACCAGTCAATTATCTGCTTACCAATAAAAAGATAGAGAAGTACTCCTATAGTTATAAAGGTTCCGAATGGAAATTCCTTTTTCAAATCAAATCTAATTAACGGAAGAGTAATCAGAGCTATTATTGAAGAGACAAGGATAGAAAAAATTACTCCTATAAAACCAATAAATAGTCCTACTCCAAGAATAAGTTTAATATCACCACCACCAATTCCCACTTTACCTGTTAGTTTCCAAAAAACATAAGGGATAATAAAAAATAGTAAGAACCCAAATGCAGCACCCGTGAGAGCTGATTTTACAGATACATCGTTATAGGGAAGCCAGATAGTTATCAATCCAATAATGATTAGTGGTAGAGACAAAGTATCCGGAATGATTTTATGATAGAGATCAATAAAGAAGATGATGATAAGGAAACCTATTAAGAGGGCATATTTAAAGTATATAAAGGAAAAATAGCTCCCAAAACGGAAGAAAAGCAACAGAAACAATAGAGCAGAGATAAATTCTACCACAGGATAATGCCAATGTATCTTTGTTTTACATTCCCGACATCTTCCTTTTGTAAGAAAAAAACCGATTATTGGCATATTAAGCCATTTGGGGATCGGTTGTGAGCAATTGGGACAATAAGATGAAGGATAAACTATGGATTTTTTTTGGGGTAACCTATAAATACAGACATTGAAAAAACTCCCAAAGGAGGAACCAATGATGATGATTAAAATGATTTCGACAGCAATGGGCAATACTTACCACCACCAATCGTTACTGCGTTGATGTAAACCCATCGAGCGAAATTCGAATCTAATACTTGTATTTTCAGAAGGACGATAGTGAAGAGAAAACTCAGGTATGATCTGACTTCTATTATCATTGTTAGCTTTAACAGAAAAACTATCTTCCCACTTTGCAGTCCCATAATTCACAAAGTTAAGATCAACCTTAAAATCAAGCTTCGGATGAAATTTATAGAAGAGGTGATTAGTATAAACTGATTGATAGAATCCTTGTCCATCAGATGAGAAACCGGTCATAAAAGACATAGTATGATTCATCCTCATGTTAGCTGGATTTAAAATGCCATTCAAATTCATATAAGGATTACTATTAGTTAAACTCCATTCATCAGAATATAAGGATATTGCAGTAAACATTAAGAACACGATTATTAATAAGATTATCCTATTCATCTTTTCCTCCTCTCTTTTACAAGATATTACACTTCATTCTTTTGTCAAAGAGTTTCTTAAGCAGCGAACCCCTTGAGTTAATTCTCATTTCCTTCGTAGTTCATATTGATTAACGCATCTTTGTTTATTAGTATCATTCATCTGACCGAGTTTAAGAGAATTTTTATAAACTCAGGTTTCTAACTCCTTATCCGACAAATTTTTGTTGACAATTTGATAAGGTTAAGTATGGTAGTAATATGTGAGAAATACTGACTTAAATATACTTAGGATGAAGTGAAACAAATATTTTATAATGACCTAGGATATTGTCAGCTGTTGGGAGTTTATTGGGAGTCTTAATGAGTATCTTAAGAATGGGATTAATAGGGTGCGGAAGAATATCCGGAAAGCACTTCGAAGCAGCAGAACAATTGGAAAATGCTGGATTTGTTACCTGTGCCGACATCATACCAGAAAGAGCTGCAGCTGCAGCTGAGAAATACAATTTATCATCCTATTACACAGACTATCATGAAATGTTAGCCAAAGAGAAGATTGATCTGGGAGTTATTTGTGCTCCGAGCGGCTTACATCCCGAGATTGGCATAGCAGTAGCCACGAAAAAGATTCATGTCTTAACAGAAAAACCGATGGCAATAAATCTAAAATCTGCAGATGAACTGATTGAAACTTGTGAAGCTAACAAAGTTCATCTCTATGTTGTAAAGCAGAATCGCTTGAATCCAACAATGTTGCTATTAAAGAATGCAATACTTAAGAACAGGTTCGGCAAGATATATTTAGTACAATCTAATGTTTTTTGGCAAAGACCTCAAACTTACTACGATATGGCAGATTGGCGGGGAACATGGCAATATGATGGTGGAGCATTTCTCAATCAGGCGAGTCATTATGTTGATGCTCTTTATTGGTTGATTGGACCTGTTAATTCAGTTATGGCAGAGTCTGCTACTATGGCGAGGAAGATCGAAGCAGAAGATACCGGTGTTGCCTTATTAAAATTTAGTAATGGAGTTATAGGTTCAATCAATGTAACCATGCTCACTTATCCTAAAAATTACGAAGGTTCTATAACAGTAATAGGTGAAAAAGGAACAGTAAAAGTAGGGGGCATAGCATTAAATAAGATAGATAAATGGGAATTTGAAGATTATGATGATGATGATCGTTTACTGGAAGAGGCAAATTATCAACCATTGACAGTCTACGGTTCTGGTCATTTACCCTATTACTTAAATGTGATAGAATCACTTAAAGGAAAGACTAATCCTTATACTAATGGACGTGATGGTAGAAGTTCCTTGGAAATCATCTTAGCTTTTTATGAATCGGTTAAAAGTGGGAAGAAGATAAATCTTCCTTTAAAAGTATGAACTAGAGTAGACAAACTACAGTACTTCAAATAAGAGAGGTAGAATTTGGTATTGGAAAGATATTTTGAGTCAAGACAATTGATTGTTGATAAGGCACTAAGGGACTACTTAACGCCGATAAAAACCTATCCTGAGCAGTTATATGAGGCAATGCACTATGCTCTTTTTTCTGGTGGTAAACGGTTGCGCCCGATACTTTTTTTTGCTGCCTATGAAATGTTAAAAGAGAAGAAAAATGCCGCAATATTACAGTCTGTTGTACCTGCTGCCTGTGCTTTAGAAATGGTTCATACAGCATCCTTGATACATGATGATCTGCCCATTATCGATAATTCGGATTTAAGGCGTAACGAACTAAGCTGTCATAAGAAGTTTGACGAAGCAACAGCAATCTTAGCGGGAGATGCTTTGCTGACTAAAGCATTTGAGGTTTTAACCGATATAAACAATGCTTCGAAGGCAATAAGCTGCATCGGAGTATTGGCTCGAGCTGTTTCTACTCGAGGAATGATCGGTGGTCAGACTGTTGACGTATTAGTTACTAGTACCAAAGCAAGAATAAATGTTCTGAAGTATATCCATATGAAGAAGACAGGATCGTTATTACAAGCAGCTATGGACTTAGCTTGTGTTTTAGCTGACGCAGAGGAGAATGTTATCTTAGCGTTAGAGAGTTTTGCTCTCAATGTCGGATTAGCATATCAGGTTATAGATGATATTCTTGATGAGATTGGAACGAGTGAGATATTGGGCAAAGAGCCCGGAGAAGATGCTCGTAACAACAAAGCTACTTATGCAGCGATACTTGGCTTAGATAAAGCGCGGAAAACTGCTGAGAAATTGCTGGATGATTCTTACAAACTGATTAAAAATATGCCTAACAACGAAGTTTTAGTCGAATACATTTACATGATAAGAGAAAGAATCCCGATATGAAAAATTATCTTCTAATTATAAGACCGCTTAACTGTCTGTTCATTGGATTTGCTGTCCTTGTTGGAGGTTGGCTCAACACGGAAGTTGAGAGCTATCCTGTACTATTAATAGCAATGTTAGTAGCGATGTTAATCGGTGCAGGTGGTTATGTAATTAACGATTTCTTCGATATAAGAATTGATTCGATCAATAAACCTCATCGGTTATTACCCAGAGGGGTATTCAAACCGGAATTTGCTTTCATGTATGCCCTCTTCTTATTCATGTTCGGGATATCGATCAGCATTTTTACGATCAACTTCTGGGCGATTTTTATAGCAGTTCTCAATTCGATACTTCTCTATCATTATGCCAAATCTTTGAAGAACACAATTCTTTGGGGTAACTTGGTTATCTCTTATATCACAGGTAGTGCTTTATTGTATGGTGCCGTAATTACTAACAATATTCTTAATATACTGCCTCTTATTATATTTACAATTTTGTATACTTTCGTGAGAGAGATCATTAAAGATGCTGAGGATGAAAAGGCAGATAGAATAATCGGTGTTAAGACTTATGCTACAGCATTCGGACAAAAGCAAGCTGTTTATATTTCTCTAATACCAGCTTTACTTCTTGCTATCAGTTTGTATATTTATTATATTGAGAAACTAATATCGAAAAGTCTCTTCGAGATAGTTATATTAGTCTATTTGATCCCTTTGATTTTTATTTACCTATATCTGCTAATCAAGATTAATCCGGAAAGGTTACACCGCAGCTCAGTATTTATTAAGATCCATATGTTGATTTTATTGATAACATATATCATAGTAATTTGAGGTTGAGAAACTTTTTACCTCAGATAGTTCAATAATAAATTAAGGATAGAATTGGGATGAGTACTTTAGACAGTATTAACGGAAATTTGTATTCTAAAGATCAGAATGACAAGATCTACTCACAAATCTTACAAATGCCCAAACCTGCCTATTTTGTGCTTATAGATCCTGATAAAACTGGAGTTAAAGAATCTTTAAGCTTAGCAGTTTTAGCAGAACAAAAAGGTGTTGATGGGCTTTTAATAGGGAGCAGTTTGCTTCTTCACGACAATCTAGATAACTGCTTGCGTGAAATGAAAAAACTGGTCAAAATCCCTATCATAATCTTTCCTGGTCTTTTGAATACTTATTCACCATTAGCTGATGCTATATTATTCCTTAATATGATCAGCAGCCGTAATGCTCAGTTATTGATAGGTGAGCAGGTAAGAGCAGCTCCTTTGCTAAAGAAATTAGGGTTGGAGTCGATAAGTACTGCCTACATACTCATTGAATCGGGGAAATTGACGTCTGTCCAATATGTCAGCAACAGCTTGCCCATTCCGAGAGACAAACCCGATATCCTAATAGCCCATGTTTTAGCAGCTGAGTATATTGGGATGAAGATGATCTATTTAGAAACTGGTAGTGGAGCCAATCAACCAGTTCCTCTGGAAATGATAAAACAGGTAAAGTTAACAACAGATCTGCCGATTATCGTCGGTGGAGGAATAAGAAAAGCTGATACAGCATCAGAAATTGCTGCAGTCGGAGCAGATATTATTGTAACCGGTACAGTCATGGAAGACGAAGAGAATCACCAGTTATTAGCTGATTTTGTGGAAGCAATTCATAGATGGCGAAAATGATAGATATCCATTCCCATATACTTCCAGGTGTTGATGATGGTTCACCTGATTTAGAGACTTCTTTGCAATATCTTAAATTGATTCAGGATAGCGGGGTCTCTGATCTTTTTCTTACACCACATTATATTCCTGGCGAGTATAATAATACCAAAAATAATATTCTGGATAAATGTTATTCTTTGAAGTTAGCAGCAGAGCAGGAGAATATCACCATCAGACTACATTGCGGATTGGAGCTCTATTTGACCGATTCGCAAGCCCAGAATATTAACTTTAGTGATTTTCGTATGGGAGATAGTGACTACATATTGGTCGAGACCGCACTCAACGGTTTTCCAATGAATCTATTAGACGTACTATTTTATATGGTCAGAAAGGGTTATAAACCAATATTTGCTCATCCGGAAAGGTATGTAAACATAATTGAAGATATCTCAGTTGCCGAAGACCTCATATATCGAAATGTCTATCTACAGGCAAATTCCGGTAGTTTTTTAGGTCATTATGGTCCGACTATTTCTAAGACAGTCTGGAAGTTGTTTCATAGAGGATTTTTGCATTTCATAGCTTCTGATGAACATTGTATCAGCAAATCGTATTCTTTATTGAAACTCAGAAATATGCTCTTGGATAATTATTCAGAAGAGCAAATAAATACCCTCATATATGATAATGCGGCGAAGATTATTTCTAATGAAAAAATTGCTCTATTTAATCAAAAAATATCACCTCTAAACGAGAGAAAGAATTCGGGAAATATTCTGCATAAATTGCTAAGTTTTCTTGAGAGATGAATAAAAGTATCTTACTAACAGGTGCAACCGGATTTATTGGTCGGAATGTAGCCCGAGTATTAGCTTCTAAAAAACAAGATTTCGCAGTACTGGTCAGACCCGGTACGAATAGTACCAAATTAAAAGATTTAACCGATAAATGTGAGATAGTTGAACTGGATTTGTCATCAGTTGATTCTTTAAAGGATTTTTTAGATAAGAGCAAATTCGAGACGGTAATTCATATTGGTGCTTTACGAGGTGGTCGTAAATACCCTCAGAAAACCTATTACGATACGAATGTCAAAGCTACTGAACAGATCATTTTAAACTGTCTCAAGAATGATTCCAAATTACTTTTTTGTTCGTCTGTAGGTGTCTATGGTGCTATTCCTCAAGAATTGCCTGCAAATGTTAATACGGTATATCAATCTGATAATTTTTATCATTACACAAAGATTAAAGCAGAGTCTATCATCAAAAAATATGCTCTTTCCGGACTAAAGAGTGTCATCTTGAGACCGACAATAACTTATGGTGAAAATGATTATGGGTTTCCCTATACATTAGTGAAGTTGATTCACAGAAAGCTTCTTCTTTTACCTGATCTGGCAATCAGAATCCACTTAGCGCATATTAATACTGTCGTTGAAGCATTCTACAAGCTTGCAGTAGAGGATTATACCGGGAATAAGATCTACAATATTGCGGATCCTTCACCAGTTAAACTAAAAGAACTTGTGGATTTCATCAGTCATAGATTGAGAGACAATCCTTATCCTGAAAACAGATATATCTCTGCCAGAAAATTTCGCAAAATAACAACTTTATGCCAAAGATACGGATTCAACAGCTTACATACCAAGCTCAGATTGATAAATTATAGCTGGTTCTATGATGTTACACCAAGCTACAAGGAGCTGACCATCCAACCCAGAAAAACCATTCCTGAATTCAAGATTGTTATAGACTGGTACAAGAAAATTCATCATATCAAGTAGGTATTTAATAATGGCTATCCCGATAATAACCAATTGGAAGAACTATTTTACAGATGAGAATGAAGGGCTCGGCTCTTCTTACGAAAGAGTAATTATTAATCAGCTTCTGGAGAGGGTCTGCGATCAGTATAGTATTCAAAAGGTTTTAGAGGCACCTCTGTTTGGATTCACCGGTTTATCAGGTATTAATAGTATGAATCTAGCGCTTAAAGGTAAAGAAGTTGCCCTGATAGATAGTAATAGTGAACGTTTAGTAATGGTCGAAACCATCTGGCAGGAACGAAAACTACCTGTTGATATCAAATACTCACAAGATTTTTCGATCTTGCCTTATGATGATGCAGAGTTTGATCTCTGTTGGAATTTTTCAGCCCTTTGGTTTGTTAAAGATTTAAGCAGTTTTCTCGCGGAGTTTAACCGCCTGGCTAAGAAAGTGATTTTATTGATAGTTCCTAATAGAAGCGGTTTAGGATTCATTTTTCAGTCTCTAAGCAGTTCCAGGGGTTATAAAGATATAGTTAATACTAAATGGATCAGACCTGCTTGTTTTTCCAAGATTTTATTAGATCTTGGTTGGAAAGAAGTCGAACATGGTTTGATAGATTGCCCTCCTTGGCCTGATATAGGGATGAAAAAAGAAGTTTTAGCCAAGAA includes:
- a CDS encoding AI-2E family transporter; this translates as MNDNKWIKISLGIIAMTIIVVILKELRSIFIPLTFAIFLTFIFAPLNTALYKRKIPKLIAILIMMTIIFVFFALILFIFYSAIYSLIIEFPKYQEKMIELINQSYASLQEWILKMEGVFSKMPDWFNQVQILSPGSFSITRFVTGTMGTFFDFFIKLFLTLIFLIFIVAGIDRLGNRVKKVLTESRNKQTLKLINNIQLQMTKYFLNKTLISLGTALTGMLFMLLFKIDFILMSGILLFVLNFIPNIGSFVASAFPIFICLLQYGFGWQFIGITISLTMTQMVFGNILEPSLMGEKLNLSPIIVLISLIFWGWVWGAVGMILAIPITSAINIIIKEVNEFSIISAIISDE
- a CDS encoding DUF512 domain-containing protein, translated to MPLRIARVVKGSIADKAGITNDDVIISVNGNVIDDFIGLQFYCSDPILNFDIQQADGKIRKVTITQDWQSKLGIEPGKYQIRKCTNKCIFCFIDQMPSQLRRSLYLKDDDYLFSFVYGNYISLNNLQDKDYKRIVDERISPLYISVHTTNPTFRKQIMGYKQEIDILDKLKFLSQNRISFHTQIVVIPKMNDKEELRKTIIDLTHPDINTLSIGLVPVGLTKHRDDLYPLRNITANEAKEVINLANFLANSTGFSQIYCADELFILSGIEIPSIQYYDDFCQIENGIGMLRAMLKNWQRKQQRFAKLLSDESLLFVTGILAAKYIRHIAGSINHIFGEKRAEVLVVENSFFGDTVTVSGLLTYQDIERELSKRESLPDYLAFSSNMFNVDGFTLDGIHQDELSERWQRKVLVINELWTDWKIIH
- a CDS encoding prepilin peptidase, which gives rise to MPIAVEIILIIIIGSSFGSFFNVCIYRLPQKKSIVYPSSYCPNCSQPIPKWLNMPIIGFFLTKGRCRECKTKIHWHYPVVEFISALLFLLLFFRFGSYFSFIYFKYALLIGFLIIIFFIDLYHKIIPDTLSLPLIIIGLITIWLPYNDVSVKSALTGAAFGFLLFFIIPYVFWKLTGKVGIGGGDIKLILGVGLFIGFIGVIFSILVSSIIALITLPLIRFDLKKEFPFGTFITIGVLLYLFIGKQIIDWYLDLILL
- a CDS encoding Gfo/Idh/MocA family oxidoreductase, which translates into the protein MSILRMGLIGCGRISGKHFEAAEQLENAGFVTCADIIPERAAAAAEKYNLSSYYTDYHEMLAKEKIDLGVICAPSGLHPEIGIAVATKKIHVLTEKPMAINLKSADELIETCEANKVHLYVVKQNRLNPTMLLLKNAILKNRFGKIYLVQSNVFWQRPQTYYDMADWRGTWQYDGGAFLNQASHYVDALYWLIGPVNSVMAESATMARKIEAEDTGVALLKFSNGVIGSINVTMLTYPKNYEGSITVIGEKGTVKVGGIALNKIDKWEFEDYDDDDRLLEEANYQPLTVYGSGHLPYYLNVIESLKGKTNPYTNGRDGRSSLEIILAFYESVKSGKKINLPLKV
- a CDS encoding polyprenyl synthetase family protein, giving the protein MVLERYFESRQLIVDKALRDYLTPIKTYPEQLYEAMHYALFSGGKRLRPILFFAAYEMLKEKKNAAILQSVVPAACALEMVHTASLIHDDLPIIDNSDLRRNELSCHKKFDEATAILAGDALLTKAFEVLTDINNASKAISCIGVLARAVSTRGMIGGQTVDVLVTSTKARINVLKYIHMKKTGSLLQAAMDLACVLADAEENVILALESFALNVGLAYQVIDDILDEIGTSEILGKEPGEDARNNKATYAAILGLDKARKTAEKLLDDSYKLIKNMPNNEVLVEYIYMIRERIPI
- a CDS encoding geranylgeranylglycerol-phosphate geranylgeranyltransferase, which produces MKNYLLIIRPLNCLFIGFAVLVGGWLNTEVESYPVLLIAMLVAMLIGAGGYVINDFFDIRIDSINKPHRLLPRGVFKPEFAFMYALFLFMFGISISIFTINFWAIFIAVLNSILLYHYAKSLKNTILWGNLVISYITGSALLYGAVITNNILNILPLIIFTILYTFVREIIKDAEDEKADRIIGVKTYATAFGQKQAVYISLIPALLLAISLYIYYIEKLISKSLFEIVILVYLIPLIFIYLYLLIKINPERLHRSSVFIKIHMLILLITYIIVI
- a CDS encoding geranylgeranylglyceryl/heptaprenylglyceryl phosphate synthase; the protein is MSTLDSINGNLYSKDQNDKIYSQILQMPKPAYFVLIDPDKTGVKESLSLAVLAEQKGVDGLLIGSSLLLHDNLDNCLREMKKLVKIPIIIFPGLLNTYSPLADAILFLNMISSRNAQLLIGEQVRAAPLLKKLGLESISTAYILIESGKLTSVQYVSNSLPIPRDKPDILIAHVLAAEYIGMKMIYLETGSGANQPVPLEMIKQVKLTTDLPIIVGGGIRKADTASEIAAVGADIIVTGTVMEDEENHQLLADFVEAIHRWRK
- a CDS encoding NAD(P)-dependent oxidoreductase, which codes for MNKSILLTGATGFIGRNVARVLASKKQDFAVLVRPGTNSTKLKDLTDKCEIVELDLSSVDSLKDFLDKSKFETVIHIGALRGGRKYPQKTYYDTNVKATEQIILNCLKNDSKLLFCSSVGVYGAIPQELPANVNTVYQSDNFYHYTKIKAESIIKKYALSGLKSVILRPTITYGENDYGFPYTLVKLIHRKLLLLPDLAIRIHLAHINTVVEAFYKLAVEDYTGNKIYNIADPSPVKLKELVDFISHRLRDNPYPENRYISARKFRKITTLCQRYGFNSLHTKLRLINYSWFYDVTPSYKELTIQPRKTIPEFKIVIDWYKKIHHIK
- a CDS encoding class I SAM-dependent methyltransferase; its protein translation is MAIPIITNWKNYFTDENEGLGSSYERVIINQLLERVCDQYSIQKVLEAPLFGFTGLSGINSMNLALKGKEVALIDSNSERLVMVETIWQERKLPVDIKYSQDFSILPYDDAEFDLCWNFSALWFVKDLSSFLAEFNRLAKKVILLIVPNRSGLGFIFQSLSSSRGYKDIVNTKWIRPACFSKILLDLGWKEVEHGLIDCPPWPDIGMKKEVLAKKLFLSFLLDRHTEQQHQNSIMDYYRGDDDQFPEKMMKYNRLEKKLPNLLKRFWSHHHYYLYVKKGR